In the Victivallis sp. Marseille-Q1083 genome, one interval contains:
- a CDS encoding family 20 glycosylhydrolase — translation MILKTFAVFFLLWTLLPLPGNDDAIRFGILPRPRQLTVEAAAPVTFGPAFRLQLPPEAPYESWLRTELISSLGWHESDAPEACLIQIREADDAAPEQYTLQLDSSGITLTLGSPRAGFPAVGRLLSLLDTGCLQINPDRSLTGPALTLADRPDFAIRGMHLQLAFEHADGLAAELKHVKRYLDVMARTGFNLVVLDLGGRYPFTSLPSATQYTPWSREAIREIVAYARLRGITPVPGINTISHVERAPQVLIFKDQAGYNLGMDVTDPNFLPLYRQLLDELGELFEQPPYLVIGADECREALDMLAERSGKSPDRLFADTVNAVGDYLLSKQITPIFWHDMLFVLPGELQPDGTRLHAADLINEKFIVDFWNYDYHPFYEGLERLKDKPNLWVSPWLEIGATQKLLQQAYRQGVNAVLGTTWAWPTEIGAALFHTAALSWNRHARLDFDTTGVFLNLLLRRQDLTPPGHMTPLTASGGAPAGSGVDLPAGSFRHGGRQFDCTGPLTFSRPLPAYRPLRLDEVVSQLERNRNLEILLRNPRRAGEGIPVDKVNAPRGHLETILYTPEHGKSTGTNLYGDDWIVSGGRVVKRTHNEANAAIPADGCVVSAHYWQGADWRFFYLSDCFNPDSPFELVGALPATEPAEPIRVAIPPEADGVSFLLAAAFMRATGPGPLATVELHFADGRQEQLALDSLLFRQSTPAPPGNFELYMATDCFAPTAKRSRLVILEYDRQGGPMPQEIIFRPEPEALKQGLTLVGSTAWQR, via the coding sequence ATGATACTGAAAACCTTTGCCGTTTTTTTCCTTCTGTGGACGCTGCTGCCGTTGCCGGGCAACGACGACGCGATCCGGTTCGGCATTCTGCCGCGTCCCAGGCAATTGACGGTGGAAGCCGCCGCGCCGGTCACGTTCGGTCCGGCATTCCGGCTGCAACTGCCGCCGGAAGCGCCATATGAATCATGGCTGCGGACCGAATTGATTTCTTCGCTCGGCTGGCACGAGAGTGACGCGCCGGAAGCCTGCCTCATTCAAATCCGGGAAGCGGACGATGCCGCGCCGGAACAATACACGCTGCAGCTCGATTCTTCCGGCATCACGCTGACGCTCGGTTCTCCCCGGGCCGGTTTTCCCGCCGTCGGGCGGTTGTTGAGCCTGCTCGACACCGGCTGCCTGCAAATCAACCCGGACCGTTCGCTGACCGGCCCCGCCCTGACGCTGGCCGACCGGCCCGATTTCGCCATCCGGGGCATGCACCTGCAACTGGCGTTCGAACACGCCGACGGTCTGGCGGCGGAACTCAAACACGTCAAACGTTATCTGGACGTCATGGCCCGGACCGGCTTCAATCTGGTGGTACTCGACCTCGGCGGCCGTTACCCGTTTACCAGCCTGCCGTCGGCAACCCAGTATACCCCCTGGAGCCGGGAGGCGATCCGGGAAATCGTCGCTTATGCGCGTTTGCGCGGCATCACACCGGTTCCGGGCATCAATACCATCAGCCACGTCGAACGCGCGCCGCAAGTCCTGATCTTCAAGGATCAAGCGGGCTATAACCTCGGCATGGATGTCACCGATCCGAATTTTCTGCCGCTCTACCGGCAACTGCTGGACGAACTCGGCGAACTCTTCGAACAACCGCCTTACCTGGTCATCGGAGCCGATGAATGCCGCGAGGCGCTGGATATGCTGGCTGAACGGAGCGGCAAAAGCCCGGACCGGCTGTTCGCCGACACGGTCAATGCCGTCGGCGATTATCTGCTGTCCAAGCAAATTACGCCAATCTTCTGGCACGATATGTTGTTCGTACTGCCCGGCGAACTGCAGCCGGACGGCACCCGGCTCCATGCCGCCGATTTGATCAACGAAAAATTCATCGTCGACTTCTGGAATTATGATTACCATCCCTTTTACGAAGGACTTGAACGGCTGAAAGACAAACCGAACCTCTGGGTTTCACCCTGGCTCGAAATCGGTGCCACCCAAAAACTGCTGCAGCAGGCATACCGGCAGGGCGTCAACGCCGTTCTGGGCACCACCTGGGCCTGGCCGACCGAAATCGGCGCCGCGCTGTTCCACACGGCGGCACTGTCCTGGAATCGCCACGCCCGGCTTGATTTCGACACGACCGGTGTTTTTCTGAATCTTCTGTTGCGGCGGCAGGATTTGACGCCGCCGGGCCATATGACACCGCTGACCGCCTCGGGCGGCGCACCGGCCGGGAGCGGCGTCGATTTGCCCGCCGGCAGTTTTCGCCACGGCGGCCGGCAATTCGATTGCACCGGCCCGTTGACGTTTTCCCGGCCGCTGCCGGCCTACCGGCCGCTCCGGCTCGACGAAGTTGTTTCGCAATTGGAACGGAACCGGAATCTGGAAATCCTGCTTCGCAACCCGCGGCGGGCCGGAGAAGGAATACCGGTCGACAAAGTCAATGCCCCGCGCGGCCACCTGGAAACCATTCTCTATACGCCGGAACACGGCAAGAGCACCGGCACCAATCTCTACGGGGATGACTGGATTGTCTCCGGCGGCAGGGTGGTCAAGCGAACCCACAACGAAGCGAATGCGGCAATTCCCGCGGACGGCTGCGTGGTTTCCGCCCATTACTGGCAAGGGGCGGACTGGCGTTTCTTCTACTTGAGCGATTGTTTCAATCCCGATTCCCCGTTCGAACTGGTCGGCGCGCTGCCGGCAACCGAACCGGCCGAACCGATCCGCGTCGCCATCCCTCCGGAAGCCGACGGCGTCAGTTTCCTGCTCGCGGCGGCCTTCATGCGGGCCACCGGCCCGGGTCCCCTGGCGACCGTGGAACTTCATTTTGCCGACGGCAGGCAGGAACAGCTTGCGCTGGACAGCCTTCTTTTCCGCCAAAGCACTCCCGCCCCGCCCGGCAATTTCGAATTGTACATGGCGACCGACTGTTTCGCGCCGACGGCCAAGCGGAGCCGGCTGGTCATCCTGGAATACGACCGGCAGGGCGGCCCGATGCCGCAGGAAATCATTTTCCGTCCGGAACCGGAGGCGCTGAAACAGGGACTGACCCTCGTCGGCAGCACCGCCTGGCAACGCTGA
- a CDS encoding metallophosphoesterase: MMFKNLTASLLVFAGAAIASNAFGAAEAPAAAYRPPQLSEPDNWTMVVIPDTQNYVKNSRNQGILDLMLTWTAENAEPLRIQQVLVVGDLVDQNRDPNHYPGRNNQNGDEQWQAFSTLLQRLDGKLPYILCTGNHDYGDKDAIDRQTQFPTYFTPDRNPAWRGILQACGPDSMGDETLANACYEFTTPAGQKLLVVSVAFSPTDAELAWAKAQLDRPEYRDHFAIILTHAYLGSDGKRLTGRGYPVDKDGNVGEDIWNKLVKVTPNIRLVICGHISSPDDWDGCTAYSTDRNDAGRTVGQLLFDPQALGGGWHGNGGDGWLRLLEFSPDLKTIKVRTFSPLFAASPATRQLAWQQEPFNEFEIRFED; encoded by the coding sequence ATGATGTTCAAAAACCTGACGGCTTCGCTGCTGGTCTTCGCCGGCGCGGCAATCGCCTCCAACGCTTTCGGCGCGGCGGAAGCACCGGCCGCCGCCTATCGGCCGCCGCAATTGAGCGAACCGGACAACTGGACGATGGTGGTGATTCCAGACACCCAGAATTACGTCAAAAACAGCCGCAACCAGGGAATCCTCGACCTGATGCTGACCTGGACGGCGGAGAACGCCGAACCGCTTCGCATCCAGCAGGTTCTGGTCGTCGGCGACCTGGTCGACCAGAACCGCGATCCCAATCACTACCCTGGCCGGAACAATCAAAACGGCGACGAACAATGGCAGGCGTTTTCGACGTTGCTGCAGCGTTTGGACGGCAAGCTGCCTTACATTCTCTGCACCGGCAACCACGATTACGGCGACAAGGACGCCATCGACCGGCAGACCCAATTCCCCACTTACTTCACGCCCGACCGCAACCCGGCCTGGCGCGGCATTCTGCAGGCGTGCGGGCCGGACAGCATGGGAGACGAAACGCTGGCCAACGCCTGTTATGAATTCACGACGCCGGCCGGCCAAAAACTGCTGGTCGTCTCGGTCGCCTTTTCGCCGACCGACGCGGAACTCGCCTGGGCGAAAGCGCAGCTCGACCGGCCGGAATACCGCGACCATTTCGCCATCATTCTGACCCACGCCTATCTCGGCTCCGACGGCAAACGCCTCACCGGGCGCGGTTATCCGGTGGACAAGGACGGCAATGTCGGCGAAGACATCTGGAACAAACTGGTCAAAGTGACGCCGAATATCCGGCTGGTGATCTGCGGCCATATCTCCTCGCCGGACGACTGGGACGGCTGCACGGCTTATTCCACCGACCGCAACGACGCCGGCCGGACCGTCGGCCAGCTGCTCTTCGACCCCCAGGCGCTGGGCGGCGGCTGGCACGGCAACGGCGGCGACGGCTGGCTGCGGCTGCTCGAATTCTCTCCGGATCTGAAAACCATCAAGGTACGGACCTTTTCACCGCTGTTCGCCGCCAGCCCGGCCACCCGCCAACTGGCCTGGCAGCAGGAACCGTTCAACGAATTCGAAATCCGCTTCGAAGATTGA
- a CDS encoding metallophosphoesterase — MVGGLTAAAVIAGFLVWIGRVEPNRLVVTRYEVQLEQWPAALDGIRAVVLADLHVRPEDLDRLRRIVAESNALKPDVIFLLGDYVRGRHWKDTATPEAIAEALGKLTAPGGIFAVLGNHDWWQDGPRIRRALEDNRIRVLENEWCWLQLPAGKVQLVGLPDRETRQFDPGRLPEEYRPAEPGIVLSHHPDVFPELPPETKLVIAGHTHGGQVNLPWLGRLVVPSEYGQRYASGLIVEKGRTLLVSNGLGQSIAQLRFRCPPEIVELTIRRADQADR; from the coding sequence ATGGTCGGAGGTTTGACCGCGGCGGCGGTGATCGCCGGTTTTCTGGTCTGGATTGGCCGGGTGGAGCCGAACCGGCTGGTCGTCACCCGTTATGAAGTGCAGTTGGAACAGTGGCCGGCGGCGCTCGACGGAATACGGGCGGTTGTGCTGGCCGACTTGCATGTCCGCCCGGAAGATTTGGACCGTTTGCGCCGTATCGTCGCTGAAAGCAATGCTCTGAAGCCGGATGTCATTTTTCTGCTGGGCGATTATGTCCGGGGACGCCATTGGAAGGATACCGCCACGCCGGAAGCGATCGCCGAAGCGCTCGGCAAGTTGACGGCGCCGGGTGGAATTTTTGCCGTACTGGGCAACCATGACTGGTGGCAGGACGGGCCGCGAATCCGCCGGGCGCTGGAAGACAACCGGATCCGGGTGCTGGAAAATGAGTGGTGTTGGTTGCAGCTGCCGGCCGGTAAAGTCCAGTTGGTCGGCCTGCCGGACCGGGAGACCCGGCAGTTCGATCCCGGCAGGTTGCCGGAGGAGTACCGACCGGCGGAACCGGGCATCGTCCTGTCGCACCATCCGGATGTCTTTCCGGAGCTGCCGCCCGAAACCAAACTGGTCATCGCCGGCCATACGCACGGAGGGCAGGTGAATCTGCCGTGGCTGGGGCGGCTGGTGGTGCCGTCGGAGTACGGCCAGCGCTATGCCAGCGGCCTGATCGTCGAAAAAGGCCGGACGCTGCTGGTTTCGAACGGCCTCGGCCAGAGCATCGCCCAGTTGCGGTTCCGCTGTCCGCCGGAGATCGTCGAATTGACGATCCGCCGGGCGGACCAGGCGGACCGTTGA
- a CDS encoding DUF4434 domain-containing protein codes for MKINGSWFEFQHGGGWEAKYWNPQFMQFSAEQWKTLIKDIAGIGMEYLVLMSSALGGKTFYESEYAEEYPIACRNLLPLLLETAEKLDLKVFVANDFFGDWSNPVAMMTDSNIREARDRRSAEIVERFGHYRSFYGWYWPNEAAIHPYYEEFFIDYVNHNSALAHQLTPGKKTLIAPYGTFRAKTDDAFIDQLERLDIDYIAYQDEIGVRKSNLDWTPYYFEALRRAHDKAGRSKLWADVEVFHFEGEVYKTALLPAPFERVKAQIDGISQFVDRILIYQSPGLMSRPGSIASTGTASEQLYTAYAEHLKRQG; via the coding sequence ATGAAAATCAACGGCAGCTGGTTTGAATTTCAACATGGCGGCGGCTGGGAAGCGAAATACTGGAATCCGCAGTTTATGCAATTTTCGGCGGAACAGTGGAAGACGTTGATCAAAGACATTGCCGGAATCGGCATGGAATATCTGGTATTGATGTCCAGTGCACTGGGCGGCAAGACCTTCTACGAAAGCGAATACGCCGAGGAGTATCCGATCGCCTGCCGCAATCTGCTGCCGCTTTTGCTGGAAACCGCCGAAAAGCTGGATTTGAAGGTTTTCGTCGCCAACGATTTCTTCGGCGACTGGAGCAATCCGGTCGCCATGATGACCGACTCGAACATCCGGGAAGCACGCGACCGGCGGAGTGCCGAAATCGTCGAACGGTTCGGGCATTACCGGAGCTTTTACGGCTGGTACTGGCCGAACGAAGCGGCGATTCATCCCTATTACGAGGAATTCTTCATCGATTATGTCAACCACAACTCGGCGCTGGCGCATCAATTGACGCCGGGCAAGAAGACGCTGATCGCCCCGTACGGCACCTTCCGGGCCAAAACCGATGACGCCTTTATCGACCAACTGGAACGCCTCGACATCGACTATATCGCCTACCAGGATGAAATCGGCGTCCGAAAATCCAACCTCGACTGGACGCCGTATTACTTCGAAGCACTCCGCCGGGCGCACGACAAAGCCGGACGGAGCAAACTCTGGGCCGATGTCGAAGTATTCCATTTCGAAGGCGAAGTTTACAAAACTGCTCTGCTGCCGGCGCCGTTCGAGCGCGTCAAAGCTCAAATCGACGGCATCAGCCAGTTCGTCGACCGTATTCTGATTTACCAGTCCCCCGGCCTGATGAGCCGCCCGGGTTCCATCGCATCGACCGGCACCGCCTCGGAGCAACTCTACACCGCCTATGCGGAACACTTGAAGCGGCAGGGCTGA
- a CDS encoding DUF4160 domain-containing protein, which translates to MPVICRFYGILIKMYFRAGEHNPPHFHAIYGDRSGMFDLDTLDMIEGDLPQKALAMVQEWGKDHRAELLEIWNTQKFREIAPLE; encoded by the coding sequence ATGCCGGTAATTTGTCGGTTCTATGGCATTTTGATCAAGATGTACTTCCGGGCCGGAGAACATAACCCGCCACATTTTCATGCAATTTATGGAGACCGGTCCGGAATGTTTGACCTTGATACTTTGGATATGATCGAGGGTGACTTGCCGCAAAAGGCATTGGCGATGGTTCAGGAGTGGGGCAAAGATCACCGGGCCGAACTGCTGGAAATCTGGAATACGCAGAAATTCCGCGAGATTGCACCGCTGGAATAA
- a CDS encoding DUF2442 domain-containing protein, whose product MAFHKLTAVKALPGWLLLADFADGRQTAYNVGALFDVQPEFQDLRNIPGLFEQVKVDVGGHGVSWNDAIDLDAEELYCNGLETRPTTETSRGQCCPACGQMIRRKSSRQTAASRVNGRKGGRPKKVTA is encoded by the coding sequence ATGGCATTTCACAAATTGACTGCCGTAAAGGCGTTGCCGGGCTGGTTGCTGCTGGCGGATTTTGCCGATGGCAGGCAGACGGCCTATAACGTCGGAGCATTGTTCGATGTGCAGCCGGAATTTCAGGACTTGCGCAATATTCCCGGCCTGTTTGAACAAGTGAAGGTCGATGTCGGCGGGCATGGCGTGAGTTGGAATGATGCAATCGACCTGGACGCCGAAGAATTGTATTGCAACGGTCTGGAGACCCGGCCGACGACGGAAACAAGCCGGGGGCAATGCTGTCCGGCGTGCGGCCAGATGATTCGGCGCAAAAGTTCCCGGCAGACCGCCGCCAGCCGGGTCAACGGCCGCAAAGGCGGCCGGCCGAAAAAAGTAACGGCATGA
- a CDS encoding helix-turn-helix domain-containing protein → MKRKQILFFQRRVHPELERAVSNYANAKEWILDIYHYDFPRGWFGDGVIADYPDREDLDSLGNDNTLPVVTRSVHQGPNIVNVGGASDVLARQVFDYFRVRGYRHFAMVEYQCWPVLPGLRSIEAELADLLALRGQVLHLLYWNGESGNLSPGNFRFGVQRIRQFLRGLPRPCALFVPNIFELPIVSRALAEENCRIPAEIALLSNNDEPVLTLQTHPPTSALSGELYEIGNLMAKALDIRLHGRQVRTPLLYPQSKSIVTRGSTDMLAMQDESLKKAIQYIFSHRGVMANVDAVAAAADISVSQLKLLMRRELQTSPGRLLQTVRLEYAHRLLANPTLTLEAVASRCGYADAAAMGKAFRKHYGHSPGYYRIRGNTPGKASSLRWQELAATGQ, encoded by the coding sequence ATGAAAAGAAAGCAGATCCTATTTTTCCAGCGCCGCGTCCATCCCGAGCTGGAACGCGCCGTTTCGAATTACGCCAATGCCAAAGAGTGGATATTGGACATCTACCACTATGACTTTCCCCGCGGCTGGTTCGGAGACGGGGTGATCGCCGATTATCCCGACCGCGAGGATTTGGACTCTCTGGGAAACGACAATACCCTGCCGGTCGTCACCCGTTCGGTACATCAAGGCCCCAATATTGTCAATGTCGGCGGCGCGAGCGACGTTCTGGCCCGGCAGGTTTTCGATTACTTCCGGGTGCGCGGCTACCGCCACTTCGCAATGGTGGAATATCAATGCTGGCCGGTGCTGCCGGGCCTCCGTTCCATCGAAGCGGAACTGGCAGACCTGCTGGCTCTCCGGGGCCAAGTGCTGCACCTATTGTACTGGAACGGCGAAAGCGGCAATTTGAGTCCCGGCAATTTCCGTTTCGGGGTACAGCGGATCCGGCAGTTTCTCCGCGGTTTGCCCAGACCCTGCGCACTGTTCGTCCCGAATATTTTCGAGCTGCCGATCGTCTCCCGGGCGCTGGCGGAGGAGAACTGCCGGATCCCGGCCGAAATCGCGCTGTTGAGCAACAACGACGAACCGGTGCTGACTTTGCAAACCCATCCGCCGACTTCAGCTTTGAGCGGCGAACTCTATGAGATCGGCAATCTGATGGCCAAAGCGCTCGATATCCGGCTCCACGGCCGGCAAGTGCGCACCCCGCTGCTCTATCCGCAGTCGAAAAGCATCGTCACCCGCGGCAGCACCGACATGCTGGCGATGCAGGACGAATCCCTGAAAAAGGCGATCCAGTACATTTTTTCCCATCGCGGCGTCATGGCCAACGTCGATGCGGTGGCGGCAGCGGCGGATATTTCGGTTTCCCAGTTGAAACTGCTGATGCGCCGGGAGCTGCAGACCTCCCCCGGCCGCCTGCTCCAGACGGTCCGGCTGGAATACGCCCATCGGCTACTGGCCAATCCGACGCTGACGCTGGAAGCGGTGGCCTCCCGCTGCGGTTACGCCGACGCGGCGGCGATGGGCAAAGCGTTTCGAAAACACTACGGCCACTCTCCCGGCTATTACCGCATTCGCGGCAATACGCCGGGAAAAGCCAGTTCATTGCGCTGGCAGGAGCTGGCGGCCACCGGCCAATAA
- a CDS encoding DUF4091 domain-containing protein — protein MKFRLWMVGLFIGAVAVGGMVDNSGFEEGEKGWQPYYHGYRLVEEDGRGSCALLERDHPAGLVWEDACGFSQVVNFEEPRRGPFTLQFDVRSEEIRDGAPEVNIELLYVNGMRDWSNTFALSDTGLWGRQTLTVAAGTRPVKAVRIYFYSRAAGRVWFDNIALTAENQEFELAVEAFHAVNGLYGDRGLTAFGRLNSPADWSLTVVDAAGVQVAKAEGTDAYPVCRDENIPAGDLVVQLTAADPYGGGRVGTEIRLAAAKRPPRAIAAWSADSMTRLMPDALPESGRQPEDGVAVTLARREAESFQLALKALNADGFGEYDVEIVPPRLDGRPDTVFPSDAIAVYRQGWVRLENVTQHPAQPPQAPGWTPEVLLPGGPVEVTDTAVTPIWFTVTAAADTRPGVYRGLVRLRSRQHPEGILEFPLRITVWDFVLPEMASLPVAIDLDEEDLRQVYGEERFPEIRRRYWDFLLLHRFPPQRIYNSALPDLEAFAAYADRIRLYNFGVDFGREIRPDALRKKVDALAGQMAEVDRHPDWRRKAFFYGCDEFQAAHRDTVRTVFGILRERFPGIPTLSTTMVSVVPLEAAAIRAMNLDWICVLFPEYDAEKAAAVRAADPGLQVWGYICLLPWYPYVNFRMEFPLIESRLFAWQCYEQGMDGFLYWSWNAYWQEGCFKQSRRPLDPDHCGSYLDWSFTTMSKGGAQDNIHGDGRLLVYGVDGPLGTIRLENMRDSMEDYEYLKLYETRFGREAALRLCRTVSPEKTRFSRDPRLLREVRQRLAEALQAAEF, from the coding sequence ATGAAATTCCGGCTTTGGATGGTGGGATTGTTCATCGGGGCGGTTGCCGTTGGCGGCATGGTGGACAATTCCGGCTTTGAAGAAGGTGAAAAAGGATGGCAGCCGTATTATCACGGTTATCGGTTGGTTGAAGAAGATGGCCGGGGAAGCTGTGCGTTGCTGGAACGTGACCATCCGGCCGGTCTGGTCTGGGAGGATGCCTGCGGTTTCAGTCAGGTTGTCAACTTTGAAGAACCGCGGCGCGGCCCGTTTACGCTGCAGTTTGATGTGCGCAGCGAAGAGATCCGCGACGGGGCGCCGGAGGTCAATATCGAGCTGCTTTACGTCAACGGAATGCGTGACTGGTCCAATACGTTTGCGCTATCCGACACCGGCCTTTGGGGACGGCAGACCCTGACGGTGGCGGCCGGAACGCGGCCGGTCAAGGCGGTCCGGATCTATTTCTACAGCCGGGCTGCCGGCCGGGTCTGGTTTGACAACATCGCGTTGACGGCGGAAAATCAGGAATTCGAGTTGGCGGTGGAGGCGTTTCATGCCGTCAACGGCTTGTATGGTGATCGCGGCTTGACGGCGTTCGGCCGGCTGAATTCACCGGCCGATTGGTCGCTGACGGTGGTTGACGCCGCCGGAGTCCAGGTTGCGAAGGCGGAGGGAACGGACGCTTATCCGGTCTGCCGCGATGAGAATATCCCCGCCGGCGATTTGGTCGTGCAGTTGACGGCGGCAGATCCGTATGGCGGCGGCCGGGTCGGGACGGAAATCCGGCTGGCTGCCGCAAAGCGGCCGCCGCGGGCGATCGCCGCCTGGAGCGCCGATTCGATGACGCGGCTGATGCCGGATGCGCTGCCGGAATCGGGGCGACAGCCGGAGGACGGCGTTGCCGTGACGTTGGCCCGGCGGGAAGCGGAGAGTTTCCAATTGGCATTGAAAGCGCTGAATGCGGACGGCTTCGGCGAATATGACGTGGAAATTGTCCCGCCGCGGCTGGATGGCCGGCCGGATACGGTTTTTCCGTCGGACGCGATTGCCGTTTACCGGCAGGGATGGGTGCGGCTGGAAAATGTGACGCAGCACCCGGCCCAGCCGCCGCAGGCGCCCGGCTGGACGCCGGAAGTGTTGCTGCCCGGCGGACCGGTGGAGGTAACCGACACTGCGGTGACGCCAATTTGGTTTACCGTCACCGCGGCGGCCGATACCCGGCCGGGAGTCTATCGCGGTTTGGTCCGGTTGCGGTCGCGGCAGCATCCGGAAGGGATCCTGGAGTTCCCGTTGCGGATTACGGTGTGGGATTTCGTGCTGCCGGAAATGGCCTCCCTGCCGGTGGCGATCGATCTGGATGAAGAAGATTTGCGTCAGGTTTACGGCGAAGAGCGTTTCCCGGAAATACGGCGGCGTTACTGGGATTTCCTGTTGCTTCATCGTTTTCCGCCGCAGCGCATCTACAATTCGGCGTTGCCGGACCTGGAGGCGTTTGCCGCTTACGCCGACCGGATACGGCTGTATAACTTCGGCGTCGATTTCGGGCGCGAAATTCGGCCGGATGCGTTGCGGAAAAAAGTCGACGCCCTGGCCGGACAGATGGCGGAGGTGGACCGTCATCCCGATTGGCGCCGCAAAGCTTTTTTCTATGGCTGCGACGAGTTCCAGGCCGCCCATCGTGACACGGTCCGGACGGTTTTCGGCATCTTGCGGGAACGCTTCCCGGGCATTCCGACGCTGTCGACCACCATGGTTTCGGTGGTGCCGCTGGAAGCGGCGGCGATCCGGGCGATGAACCTGGATTGGATTTGTGTGCTGTTTCCCGAATATGACGCCGAAAAAGCGGCGGCGGTCCGGGCGGCCGATCCCGGTTTGCAGGTCTGGGGGTATATCTGCCTGTTGCCCTGGTATCCGTATGTGAATTTCCGCATGGAGTTCCCGTTGATCGAAAGCCGCCTGTTCGCCTGGCAGTGTTATGAGCAGGGGATGGACGGCTTTCTGTACTGGAGCTGGAACGCTTACTGGCAGGAGGGCTGCTTCAAGCAGTCGCGCCGGCCGCTGGACCCGGATCACTGCGGCTCCTATCTGGACTGGAGTTTCACGACCATGTCGAAAGGGGGCGCGCAGGACAATATTCACGGCGATGGCCGGCTGCTGGTTTACGGCGTTGACGGTCCGCTGGGTACGATCCGGCTGGAAAATATGCGGGACAGTATGGAGGATTACGAATACCTGAAACTGTATGAAACCCGTTTCGGCCGTGAAGCCGCTTTGCGGCTCTGCCGGACCGTATCGCCGGAAAAGACCCGTTTCAGCCGTGATCCGCGGTTGTTGCGGGAAGTGCGGCAACGACTGGCGGAAGCGCTGCAGGCGGCCGAATTTTAG
- a CDS encoding type II secretion system protein, translating into MKQGIKNFTLIELLVVIAIIAILASMLLPALGKAKASAQSIKCLNNVKTIGLGMIMYRNDNNSRMAPTPLGYDPDTATYWPTFIAPYTMDGPRYSDAAANIHYWDNTMPAYLLCPAMSWNGATAHNGYLSYALSLQYSDGRPIENVASTTVISAGDSHDLGNDAGTLTFMPWDSHWSSWYGTATGFAKRHNTGGNYLHLDGSAKYYKWDQLHNDKEIFRGGEDEKWWFE; encoded by the coding sequence ATGAAGCAAGGGATCAAAAATTTTACATTGATTGAATTGCTGGTCGTTATCGCGATTATCGCCATTCTTGCCAGCATGCTGCTGCCGGCTCTGGGCAAGGCGAAGGCGTCGGCGCAGAGCATCAAATGCTTGAACAACGTCAAGACGATCGGGCTGGGAATGATCATGTACCGGAACGACAACAACAGCCGGATGGCGCCGACTCCTCTGGGGTATGATCCGGATACCGCCACCTACTGGCCGACTTTCATCGCGCCTTATACGATGGACGGACCGCGTTACAGCGACGCCGCCGCCAACATTCATTACTGGGACAACACCATGCCGGCCTATCTGCTCTGCCCGGCGATGAGCTGGAACGGCGCGACGGCGCACAACGGTTATCTGTCCTATGCGCTGAGCTTGCAGTATTCCGACGGCCGGCCGATTGAAAATGTCGCCAGCACCACGGTGATCAGCGCCGGCGATTCGCATGATTTGGGCAACGATGCCGGAACCCTGACGTTCATGCCGTGGGACAGCCACTGGTCGAGCTGGTACGGGACGGCGACCGGTTTCGCCAAACGGCACAATACCGGCGGCAACTATCTGCATCTGGACGGCAGCGCCAAATATTACAAGTGGGATCAGTTGCACAACGACAAGGAAATTTTCCGCGGCGGCGAAGACGAAAAATGGTGGTTTGAATAA
- a CDS encoding protease inhibitor I42 family protein, producing the protein MRTFSAFTVLSGLLLLGAGCASWSDDVQSPVPVVISPDQQNPILHLRVGQTIALELEENPTTGYRWTGEIIPADVAELTQDEYKVPDSPLMGAPGKREYKLKALKAGKATWQLRYVRSWEPDTPAEQLKISLDVQE; encoded by the coding sequence ATGAGAACTTTTTCCGCTTTTACCGTTTTGTCCGGTTTGCTGCTGCTCGGCGCCGGCTGTGCGTCGTGGTCTGATGACGTTCAATCCCCGGTGCCGGTGGTCATCTCACCGGATCAGCAAAACCCGATTCTGCATCTGCGCGTCGGCCAGACAATTGCTCTGGAACTGGAGGAGAATCCGACCACCGGTTACCGTTGGACCGGCGAAATCATTCCGGCGGATGTCGCAGAACTGACGCAGGACGAATATAAAGTGCCGGATTCCCCCCTGATGGGCGCCCCCGGCAAACGGGAATACAAACTGAAAGCGTTGAAAGCCGGCAAAGCGACCTGGCAATTGCGCTACGTCCGCAGTTGGGAACCGGACACTCCGGCCGAACAGTTGAAGATTTCCCTGGACGTTCAGGAATAA